A window of Solanum stenotomum isolate F172 chromosome 3, ASM1918654v1, whole genome shotgun sequence contains these coding sequences:
- the LOC125860390 gene encoding GDSL esterase/lipase At4g10955-like has product MASEREIFSLSGPLHLTAIDWRNTCHRRSIAASLVQSVYILERDRQQNRQGFNALAPPWWEFFHFHLIQVLADNEDQSYFGAIYEYKFPNSNFHNKTMDDVHNQNQNKNQNPPKYVIAFRGTIAKKGNRSQDFKLDLRLIRDNLHNCSRFHIGLQVVQNIVQNHEVSEIWLTGHSLGSSIALLIGRNMVKTGIHLETYLFNPPFTSLPIEKFTQNEKLKHGIRITHSVLTSGLASAVNSCKSKSINKSESFTLLSSWIPYLFVNPSDPICAEYVGYFEHREKMAAIGKGEIGRIATQNSIRSIIGNAIGKDQSEPSHLLPCAYVAINSSPSPDFKRAHGIHQWWKPDLQCNYKLYQFR; this is encoded by the exons ATGGCCTCTGAGAGGGAGATTTTCAGCCTATCTGGACCATTGCATCTCACTGCTATTGATTG GAGAAATACATGTCATAGGAGGTCCATAGCAGCAAGTTTAGTACAAAGTGTGTACATTCTTGAACGTGACCGCCAGCAAAATCGTCAAGGGTTTAATGCCCTTGCTCCACCATGGTGGGAATTCTTCCATTTTCATTTAATCCAAGTCTTGGCAGACAATGAAGACCAATCATACTTTGGCGCGATTTACGAATATAAATTTCCAAACTCCAATTTCCACAACAAAACAATGGACGATGTTCACAATCAAAATCAGAATAAGAATCAGAATCCACCAAAGTATGTGATTGCCTTTCGAGGCACAATTGCCAAAAAAGGTAACCGATCACAGGACTTCAAATTAGACCTCAGACTCATTCGCGACAATCTCCACAATTGCTCTCGCTTCCATATTGGTTTGCAAGTTGTACAGAACATTGTTCAGAATCACGAGGTTTCAGAGATTTGGCTAACCGGACATTCATTAGGCTCTTCAATTGCACTACTAATCGGAAGGAATATGGTGAAAACAGGAATTCATCTTGAAACATATCTTTTCAATCCACCATTCACATCACTTCCGATAGAGAAATTCACACAGAACGAGAAATTGAAGCACGGAATCCGCATTACTCACAGTGTGCTCACTTCAGGACTCGCTAGTGCTGTCAATAGTTGCAAATCAAAGTCCATAAATAAAAGTGAGTCGTTTACTCTGTTATCTTCGTGGATTCCTTACTTATTTGTGAATCCATCAGATCCTATCTGCGCAGAATACGTTGGGTATTTCGAACACAGAGAGAAAATGGCTGCGATTGGAAAAGGGGAAATTGGACGAATTGCGACGCAGAATTCAATAAGAAGTATAATTGGGAATGCAATAGGGAAAGATCAATCGGAACCATCGCACTTACTTCCTTGTGCGTATGTTGCTATTAATTCGAGTCCTTCTCCAGATTTTAAGAGAGCTCATGGAATACATCAATGGTGGAAGCCAGATTTACAGTGCAACTATAAACTCTACCAGTTTCGATAA